In Candidatus Bathyarchaeota archaeon, a single genomic region encodes these proteins:
- a CDS encoding threonine synthase — protein sequence MRVYCIECGKEYGLMDRVYTCRSCGGLLDIEYDYEAVKEVVPSVWLKRPMGVWRYLELLPVLNPSLRVSMGEGGTRLVHCRRLGKMLNLKHLYVKDEGGNPTGSFKDRGMTVGVTKALELGVRNLICASTGNTSSSLAAYSARAGLNCIVLIPSGKIALGKLAQALIYGAKVLAVKGGFDEALRIVRELSAKPDFYLLNSLNPYRLEGQKTGSFEIYEQLGGRPPDWLIIPVGNAGNISAYWKGFKELTLLGLTDLKPKMVGVQARGANPLVKAFRKHKDLTPLDQVETVATAMRIGNPVNWRKAIRAVEESGGLLDDVDDEDIIKAQRLLARTEGLFVEPAGAVPIAYLMKHREDGLIDVDDVVVCVATGNGLKDPDIAIRFSEKPKEVEPNTECVLEELRRIGVV from the coding sequence TTGAGGGTCTACTGTATAGAGTGTGGTAAAGAATATGGTTTAATGGATAGGGTCTACACGTGTCGAAGCTGCGGAGGTCTGCTTGACATAGAGTACGACTATGAGGCTGTGAAAGAAGTCGTCCCGTCTGTCTGGCTTAAGAGGCCGATGGGAGTATGGAGATACCTAGAGCTACTACCGGTGCTGAATCCATCTTTAAGGGTCTCGATGGGTGAGGGAGGTACAAGACTGGTGCACTGTAGAAGGCTCGGTAAGATGCTTAATCTCAAACATTTATACGTCAAGGACGAGGGCGGCAACCCGACCGGTTCTTTCAAGGATAGAGGTATGACCGTAGGCGTCACTAAGGCTCTTGAATTAGGGGTTCGAAACCTCATCTGCGCCTCTACGGGAAATACGAGTAGCTCTCTAGCCGCCTACTCTGCTAGGGCCGGTTTGAACTGTATAGTCCTCATACCTTCGGGTAAGATCGCGTTAGGTAAGCTCGCTCAAGCGCTCATATATGGAGCAAAGGTCTTGGCGGTTAAAGGAGGGTTTGATGAAGCCCTTAGAATAGTCAGAGAGCTCAGCGCCAAGCCAGACTTCTACCTGCTGAATTCTCTAAACCCATACAGGCTTGAGGGTCAGAAGACCGGTTCTTTCGAGATATACGAGCAGCTCGGCGGAAGACCTCCTGACTGGCTTATAATACCGGTGGGCAACGCAGGAAATATATCTGCATACTGGAAGGGATTTAAGGAGCTTACGCTACTCGGGCTAACAGACCTAAAGCCTAAGATGGTGGGGGTTCAAGCCAGAGGCGCTAACCCGCTTGTGAAAGCGTTTAGAAAGCATAAGGATTTAACCCCCTTAGACCAGGTCGAGACCGTCGCGACCGCTATGAGAATCGGCAACCCGGTTAACTGGAGAAAAGCTATTAGGGCTGTCGAGGAATCCGGTGGTCTTTTAGACGATGTGGATGACGAGGACATAATCAAGGCTCAGAGGCTTCTGGCTAGGACGGAGGGATTGTTTGTCGAGCCTGCTGGGGCTGTGCCCATAGCGTACTTGATGAAACATCGTGAAGATGGGCTGATCGACGTAGACGATGTCGTCGTCTGTGTGGCCACGGGTAACGGCTTGAAAGACCCCGATATAGCGATAAGATTTTCTGAAAAACCTAAGGAGGTCGAGCCTAATACGGAATGTGTTTTAGAAGAATTAAGGAGGATTGGTGTCGTTTGA
- a CDS encoding homoserine kinase: protein MEVIKVRCPATVANLGAGFDVFGIALKEPYDIIEVKVQEKGVEIDVEGYEVPTRPEENTGGYVALRMLEDFNLEYGVKIRIFKRIKPGSGLGSSAATASGVAYAMNKLFDLRLSVNRLVEYAALGETVSAGVPHADNVAPAIYGGFTVITSREPLKVLRFKPPPMGVVIALPDVEKGSTKLARAVIPKMIPLESMVRNVGYASMLAIGMVTGDVSLVKMGMNDCVVEPARAEAGILKGFKLFKRAGLEVGAGVAASGAGPAIVGVVEKEKVEILYEAFKGVCRSLGLGCMFYKTEPGDGICEIGGG, encoded by the coding sequence ATGGAGGTCATAAAAGTCAGATGCCCGGCGACCGTCGCCAATCTAGGAGCTGGCTTCGATGTGTTCGGAATAGCCCTCAAGGAGCCGTATGATATAATCGAAGTTAAGGTTCAGGAGAAGGGTGTAGAGATAGACGTAGAAGGCTACGAAGTCCCTACGAGACCTGAAGAGAACACGGGAGGCTACGTAGCCTTAAGGATGCTGGAAGACTTTAACCTAGAATATGGCGTGAAAATTAGGATATTCAAGCGTATAAAACCCGGTAGCGGATTAGGCAGCTCTGCCGCTACAGCCTCTGGGGTGGCTTATGCGATGAATAAACTGTTCGACCTGCGGCTTAGCGTGAATAGGCTTGTGGAGTATGCGGCTTTAGGTGAAACAGTTTCAGCAGGTGTTCCCCACGCGGATAACGTGGCACCGGCGATCTACGGCGGCTTTACGGTTATAACTTCTAGAGAACCATTGAAGGTTTTAAGATTTAAACCGCCGCCTATGGGTGTCGTGATAGCCTTACCCGATGTAGAGAAGGGTTCTACGAAGCTCGCTAGAGCCGTTATACCGAAGATGATTCCGCTAGAATCTATGGTGCGAAACGTTGGTTATGCCTCTATGCTAGCCATAGGTATGGTAACTGGAGACGTATCGCTCGTGAAGATGGGTATGAACGACTGTGTAGTGGAGCCTGCTAGAGCCGAAGCAGGTATACTCAAGGGGTTTAAACTGTTTAAGAGAGCCGGTTTGGAGGTCGGTGCAGGCGTAGCGGCTAGCGGGGCGGGACCTGCGATAGTAGGAGTCGTCGAGAAGGAAAAGGTCGAGATACTCTACGAAGCTTTTAAAGGCGTATGCAGGTCTTTGGGGTTAGGCTGTATGTTTTATAAGACCGAGCCTGGGGATGGAATATGTGAAATAGGGGGAGGCTAG
- a CDS encoding serine hydroxymethyltransferase: MLDEILEYVRRHHEYRSRCLNLIASENVTSPQVRRVLSSDLGHRYAIGFLYTRIYRGCRFIDSIEELTEYLARTLFKVDHVNYIPISGTVANLIMFNALTSPGDSVAALSVLDGGHSSFRECSRVRGVAMTPLPLDQEEYNIDVGEAEKLIRRVRPKIVLLGASDILFPHPVKELRSVVDEYGGILAYDAAHVLGLIAGGVFQDPLREGAEVVTGSTHKTFFGPQGGIILCRRRYSTAIDHSAWQMVNNHHIHRVAGLAITLCEFLAFGNEYAMQVVKNAKALAENLYDKGLKPLCPDKGFTESHQVILDIGDGGGVEASLKLEAANIIANPMPLPWDHGEEKCSGLRLGVQEVTRLGMSEGDMEFIAERIAAVLLGKESVEEARSKVSEFMENYQMIHYCFDNAEAYAFPG; the protein is encoded by the coding sequence ATGCTGGATGAGATTTTAGAATACGTTAGGCGACACCACGAGTATAGGTCTCGATGTCTAAACCTAATAGCTAGCGAGAACGTAACCAGCCCCCAAGTAAGGAGGGTTTTGAGTTCGGACCTTGGGCATAGATACGCGATAGGCTTCCTTTATACGAGGATCTACAGGGGATGTAGGTTCATAGACTCCATCGAGGAGCTTACAGAATACTTGGCCAGAACCCTCTTCAAAGTAGACCACGTCAACTATATCCCGATAAGCGGAACCGTAGCCAACCTGATAATGTTCAACGCCCTCACAAGCCCAGGAGACTCCGTAGCGGCCCTAAGCGTGTTAGACGGAGGGCATAGTAGCTTTAGGGAGTGTAGCCGCGTCAGAGGTGTAGCCATGACCCCCTTGCCTCTCGACCAGGAAGAGTATAACATAGACGTCGGGGAGGCCGAGAAGCTCATCAGAAGAGTTAGACCTAAGATCGTCCTCCTAGGTGCTTCGGACATCCTTTTCCCCCACCCGGTTAAGGAGCTCAGAAGCGTCGTCGACGAGTATGGAGGTATACTGGCATACGACGCGGCTCATGTCTTGGGACTGATAGCCGGTGGTGTGTTTCAAGACCCGTTGAGAGAGGGGGCTGAAGTCGTTACGGGTAGCACTCATAAGACGTTTTTTGGCCCTCAGGGTGGCATAATACTATGCCGTCGGAGATACAGCACAGCTATAGACCACTCGGCTTGGCAGATGGTCAACAACCATCACATCCATAGGGTAGCCGGTCTAGCGATAACCCTCTGTGAGTTCCTAGCCTTCGGTAACGAGTACGCAATGCAGGTGGTTAAGAATGCCAAGGCCTTGGCGGAAAACCTTTACGATAAGGGCTTAAAGCCGTTGTGTCCGGATAAGGGCTTCACGGAGTCCCATCAGGTCATACTCGATATAGGTGACGGCGGAGGTGTGGAGGCGAGTTTGAAGCTTGAGGCGGCGAATATAATAGCGAACCCCATGCCTCTTCCATGGGATCATGGCGAAGAAAAATGCTCAGGGCTTAGGCTAGGGGTTCAAGAGGTCACGAGGCTGGGTATGTCTGAGGGTGATATGGAGTTTATAGCGGAGCGGATAGCGGCCGTCCTACTCGGTAAGGAAAGCGTCGAAGAAGCCCGGAGTAAGGTCTCAGAGTTCATGGAGAACTATCAAATGATCCACTACTGTTTCGACAACGCCGAGGCTTATGCGTTCCCCGGCTGA
- a CDS encoding SMC family ATPase — MIIERIRVLNFASYEEAALDFKRLGNTVFVHGSTGAGKTTFFIDSQTLALFGKAYGEESREASKWVVPPSRRGTTFIQLDFRVGGTSYRVIRKLSSPERSWEARLSRLDDDGREVAVVASGVRSVDKLIREMTGLDFSTYLSTVVVRQGEVSKIISRGVRPSERREIFLKAFRISFSKYRDKAGSLLRETRDKLSRVEAELEILRKKAEEADALREELGKLTFQLESLERRLRIVENMRNKLKGEIKALRENIHGLSAKLSILKERERLLAKLKAEFRVKKSEVERLKASPGDLKKLEAEASSIRRQIEALRNVIPILEEYWKTKYEYDRTSSDVEKLQDRLLKLEEVKARVEELKKLASGLDELAEKRSKLEEEVARVKDSVSRISERIRMLEASIDALTRSGEVSRCPVCNRPLSRLELEKVLRHLRSELNSERDRLHGEVLRLKLLESKRLKLEEQYSNCKSAFDRLKEAEDSLKTMKPVEKDFVKALERLKTLEERLEEVKKKAQSAIGYVKTLKEVGLEIERLTNRLDCVNRMLRGLYEVGSKIALLEKDLDELGKTMEELELELKNLEPVRSEYQKTLDKLQRLEEEFRKCDEEYSSLNREVGVLKGSISKVQEELRKAKEASVRIKALEKERLNLKRYETVYRILYNEVFHDRGLPLSLLREFLSSVEAWSRMYLQRFLPGKDVRIRVDEEGRISIEVLDGSTVRNLSTYSGGESTLIGFAIRLGIAKAIAEKALAATPKMLIIDEGFGPLSSEFREEVLKTLSELRKDYDKIIVISHVEDIRESPYFDSYIRVYRDHRGLSRLEVST, encoded by the coding sequence TTGATCATAGAGCGTATAAGGGTTTTAAACTTCGCCTCCTACGAAGAAGCGGCATTAGACTTTAAAAGGTTGGGTAACACGGTCTTCGTACACGGTAGCACCGGAGCGGGTAAAACTACATTCTTTATAGATTCTCAGACCCTAGCTTTGTTCGGTAAAGCCTATGGTGAAGAGAGCCGTGAGGCTTCTAAGTGGGTCGTCCCACCGTCACGTAGAGGTACAACATTCATCCAGCTAGACTTCAGAGTAGGTGGTACCTCTTACCGGGTTATACGTAAACTCTCATCGCCTGAGAGGAGCTGGGAAGCTAGGCTCAGTAGGCTTGACGATGACGGTAGAGAAGTCGCCGTAGTGGCCTCGGGTGTCAGGAGTGTCGATAAATTAATACGGGAAATGACTGGGTTGGATTTCTCGACCTATCTCTCGACCGTCGTGGTCAGACAGGGAGAGGTCTCCAAGATAATAAGCCGTGGCGTCAGGCCCTCTGAGAGACGAGAGATATTTCTGAAAGCCTTCAGGATAAGCTTCTCGAAATATAGGGATAAAGCCGGTAGCCTCTTGAGGGAGACCAGGGATAAGCTCAGTAGGGTCGAGGCGGAATTAGAGATACTGAGAAAGAAAGCCGAGGAAGCCGATGCGTTGAGAGAGGAGCTAGGTAAACTCACTTTCCAGCTAGAATCCCTTGAACGCAGGCTTAGGATCGTGGAAAACATGAGGAACAAGCTAAAAGGCGAGATCAAGGCTTTAAGGGAAAACATCCACGGTCTCTCCGCAAAACTTTCGATTCTTAAAGAAAGGGAGAGGCTTTTAGCTAAGCTTAAAGCCGAATTTCGCGTTAAAAAATCGGAGGTCGAACGTCTCAAAGCTTCTCCCGGAGACCTTAAAAAATTGGAGGCCGAAGCTTCCTCGATAAGGAGGCAGATAGAGGCTCTCAGAAACGTCATACCGATCCTCGAAGAGTATTGGAAGACCAAGTACGAGTACGATAGAACATCTTCAGATGTCGAGAAGCTTCAAGATAGACTTCTCAAGCTTGAAGAAGTTAAAGCTAGGGTTGAGGAGCTTAAAAAATTAGCCAGCGGACTAGATGAGCTTGCCGAGAAGAGGTCTAAACTCGAGGAAGAGGTGGCTAGGGTTAAAGACTCTGTGAGCAGGATAAGCGAAAGGATACGTATGCTGGAGGCGAGCATAGACGCTTTGACGAGGAGCGGTGAGGTTTCAAGATGCCCCGTCTGCAACAGACCCTTAAGCCGTCTGGAGCTCGAGAAGGTACTGCGGCACCTTAGAAGCGAGCTAAACTCGGAGAGGGATAGGCTCCATGGCGAGGTCTTACGGTTAAAGCTACTCGAGTCGAAGAGGCTTAAGCTCGAAGAACAGTATTCCAACTGTAAAAGCGCTTTCGATAGGCTCAAGGAAGCCGAAGATTCTCTTAAAACCATGAAACCTGTAGAGAAGGACTTCGTCAAGGCCCTTGAAAGACTTAAGACACTTGAAGAACGCCTGGAAGAGGTTAAAAAGAAGGCCCAGTCGGCGATAGGATATGTGAAAACTCTTAAAGAAGTCGGTTTAGAGATCGAGAGATTAACTAATCGTCTCGACTGTGTAAACCGGATGCTTCGGGGTCTTTACGAAGTGGGTAGCAAGATAGCCCTGCTCGAGAAAGACTTAGACGAGCTTGGGAAAACTATGGAAGAGCTTGAGCTAGAGTTGAAAAACCTCGAACCCGTCAGAAGCGAGTACCAGAAGACTCTAGACAAGCTCCAGCGTCTTGAAGAGGAGTTCAGAAAATGCGATGAAGAGTATTCTAGTCTCAACAGGGAGGTCGGGGTTTTGAAAGGCTCCATATCGAAGGTCCAAGAGGAGCTTAGAAAGGCTAAGGAGGCCTCCGTCAGGATTAAGGCTCTTGAAAAAGAGAGGCTAAATCTTAAGCGTTATGAAACAGTCTACCGTATACTGTATAACGAGGTCTTTCACGATAGAGGATTGCCACTGTCTCTTCTGAGGGAGTTTTTATCGTCGGTCGAAGCATGGAGCCGTATGTATCTTCAGAGGTTCCTGCCCGGTAAGGACGTGAGGATAAGAGTCGACGAGGAGGGTAGGATAAGTATAGAAGTCCTAGACGGGTCGACGGTCAGAAACCTATCCACCTACAGCGGCGGGGAGTCCACGCTCATAGGCTTCGCCATCAGGTTGGGGATAGCCAAGGCCATAGCCGAGAAGGCGCTGGCAGCCACGCCGAAGATGCTTATAATAGACGAGGGATTCGGGCCTCTAAGCTCAGAGTTCAGGGAAGAAGTCCTCAAGACCCTTAGCGAGCTTAGAAAAGACTACGATAAGATAATAGTCATATCGCACGTAGAGGACATACGGGAAAGCCCGTACTTCGACTCATACATACGGGTTTACAGAGACCATAGAGGCTTAAGCCGTCTAGAGGTCTCAACATAA
- a CDS encoding exonuclease SbcCD subunit D yields MGVLRIAHTADYHLGVSLRGLSSISEKGRIRIQDFLKQLDRIRKFILNRGCDFLVIAGDVFHTIRPNPYVFDEFAKFIRSLTVEKVQVVCIAGTHDQPKTETSEAYMKALEDIGAPNFYFFRKPGVITLKGNISGKKVRFLCLPYIPQTMFKPHEYISLVEQSIRRLLSEPVESYDYTVAVGHFYLEGAIIREHTPSYIGDIPLPLRLFNGFDASMMGHIHRHQFLTGKVVYSGSIERIDFGEEGEEKGFVYFEEYEGGLRGSFIRLPCRPMLTVPRDGFLDLRGRRNYEAVLRQYIRSLKGIEDAILRIKMRLDPSQVIPSRALEEALRSKKVFHWIIEVERVGDEAKPIERKVFSLEEYFKHYVETVFKHRLDPETMRLVVSEGLKILKEED; encoded by the coding sequence ATGGGGGTTCTCAGGATAGCACATACGGCTGACTATCATTTAGGCGTTTCTCTGAGAGGTTTATCTTCTATCTCCGAGAAGGGGAGGATTAGGATCCAAGATTTTCTCAAACAACTCGATAGGATAAGAAAATTTATCCTAAACCGTGGATGCGACTTCCTAGTCATAGCCGGAGACGTTTTCCACACCATAAGACCGAACCCCTACGTCTTCGACGAGTTTGCGAAGTTCATACGCTCCCTAACGGTAGAGAAGGTTCAGGTAGTCTGCATAGCCGGTACACACGACCAGCCTAAGACAGAGACCTCCGAAGCCTACATGAAGGCTCTCGAAGACATCGGGGCTCCAAATTTTTACTTTTTCCGTAAACCAGGCGTGATAACTCTAAAAGGCAACATTAGCGGAAAGAAAGTTAGGTTCCTTTGCCTACCTTACATCCCGCAAACCATGTTTAAACCCCATGAATACATCTCGTTGGTCGAACAAAGCATTCGAAGACTATTATCGGAGCCCGTCGAATCCTACGACTACACGGTCGCGGTCGGCCACTTCTACTTGGAAGGAGCGATCATTCGAGAGCATACGCCCAGCTACATAGGAGACATCCCGCTCCCCCTAAGACTGTTTAACGGGTTTGACGCATCTATGATGGGGCACATCCACAGACACCAGTTTTTAACGGGTAAAGTCGTATACTCAGGTTCCATAGAGCGTATAGACTTCGGAGAGGAGGGGGAGGAAAAAGGCTTTGTATACTTCGAGGAGTACGAAGGGGGGCTTAGAGGCTCCTTCATAAGGCTACCTTGCAGACCTATGTTAACAGTACCCAGAGACGGTTTCCTAGACCTGAGGGGTAGGAGAAACTACGAAGCCGTTTTGAGGCAATATATACGAAGCCTCAAGGGGATCGAAGACGCCATTTTAAGGATCAAGATGCGCCTAGATCCTTCCCAGGTAATTCCGTCTAGAGCTTTAGAGGAGGCTCTCAGGTCGAAGAAGGTTTTCCACTGGATAATCGAGGTCGAGAGGGTAGGTGACGAAGCTAAACCAATCGAGAGGAAGGTCTTCAGCCTAGAGGAATACTTCAAACATTATGTCGAAACGGTTTTTAAACATAGGTTGGACCCGGAAACCATGCGTCTCGTGGTGTCAGAAGGTCTGAAAATTCTCAAGGAGGAGGATTAG
- a CDS encoding SWIM zinc finger family protein, whose product MGLERMVEKAERLVRQGRVIYLGGGRYNVVGDHGTYLVNMLPDGKLTCTCQGFQTRRVCSHVAAVIILREIRGFK is encoded by the coding sequence ATGGGTCTAGAGAGGATGGTCGAGAAGGCTGAGAGACTCGTTCGACAAGGCAGGGTCATTTATCTCGGAGGGGGTAGGTATAACGTCGTCGGAGACCATGGAACCTACCTTGTCAATATGCTACCTGACGGAAAGCTCACATGTACCTGTCAGGGCTTTCAAACTAGACGTGTATGCTCACACGTAGCAGCCGTCATAATACTACGGGAGATCAGAGGATTCAAATAG
- a CDS encoding YkgJ family cysteine cluster protein — protein sequence MVTVREPHIVMPMFDTRLRFECQKCGACCSFSLKRLKIVPLELYPAEAARLSRLGYSSEFRRIKNRFFLRMDERGVCPFLTRDRLCSLRLETGWTPINCRLFPFTLYTRDGIHVLTVNWEYAARVGCRGFGHGPTIAERISEYEKIAWEIDRLIETRRL from the coding sequence ATGGTTACGGTTAGAGAGCCTCACATCGTAATGCCGATGTTCGACACTAGACTTAGGTTTGAATGTCAGAAATGCGGCGCATGCTGTAGTTTCAGCCTTAAAAGGCTTAAGATAGTGCCTCTAGAGCTTTACCCCGCTGAGGCCGCTAGACTCAGCAGGCTCGGCTATAGCTCGGAGTTCAGAAGGATAAAGAATAGGTTTTTTCTGAGGATGGATGAAAGAGGAGTATGCCCATTTCTCACGCGAGATAGACTTTGCAGTTTAAGGCTTGAAACCGGTTGGACGCCTATAAACTGTAGGCTCTTCCCGTTCACGCTTTATACGAGAGATGGTATCCATGTACTAACGGTTAACTGGGAATACGCCGCTAGGGTAGGATGCAGAGGATTCGGCCACGGGCCGACGATAGCTGAGCGAATAAGCGAGTATGAGAAAATAGCGTGGGAGATCGACCGGCTCATCGAGACTAGGAGACTTTAA
- a CDS encoding Gfo/Idh/MocA family oxidoreductase: protein MRTVGVGVIGCGSIGTWHLDRYVRLEEAKVVAACDIDEQALKEVKTRWGIENLYTDYHDLLARDDVEAVSVCLPNYLHAPVTIDALKAGKHVLCEKPPALNANQVKEMFETAKKTGKKLLIGLTRRFLSITRTARKYVEDDVLGEVYLAKCGYLRQTGIPGMGSWFTTKSMAGSGAVFDIGVHALDTTLWIMNDFKAESVLASTYAKFGPRGKAAGDWGKPVPGGPFDVEDLGVALIKMKSGATVYLEASWASFSPKTEFYVHLLGDKAGLEYPAMRLITEEAGRITVKSMEYDRREDPYLNEVRHFIVDCILNDGEPVTKPEEMISLQKILDAVLESAEKGKEVKVS, encoded by the coding sequence ATGAGGACTGTAGGCGTAGGTGTTATAGGATGCGGCTCCATAGGCACATGGCACCTGGATAGATACGTGCGTCTCGAGGAGGCGAAAGTCGTAGCGGCCTGCGATATAGACGAGCAGGCTCTCAAAGAGGTTAAAACGAGGTGGGGGATCGAAAACCTCTACACAGACTATCACGACCTCCTGGCTAGAGACGACGTAGAAGCGGTTTCGGTTTGCCTACCTAACTACCTGCATGCCCCCGTAACCATAGACGCGTTAAAGGCCGGGAAGCACGTACTATGCGAGAAGCCTCCTGCTTTAAACGCTAATCAAGTAAAGGAGATGTTTGAAACAGCGAAGAAAACCGGAAAGAAGCTCTTGATAGGTTTAACCAGGCGTTTCCTCTCCATAACTAGGACCGCTAGGAAATACGTCGAAGACGATGTCCTAGGTGAGGTTTACCTGGCTAAATGCGGATATCTCAGACAGACGGGTATACCTGGTATGGGAAGCTGGTTCACCACAAAGTCTATGGCAGGCTCGGGAGCCGTGTTCGATATAGGTGTACATGCCTTAGACACCACCCTATGGATCATGAACGATTTCAAGGCCGAGTCTGTTCTGGCATCGACATATGCTAAATTCGGCCCTAGAGGAAAGGCTGCTGGCGATTGGGGGAAGCCTGTTCCAGGAGGACCTTTCGACGTCGAAGACCTGGGTGTAGCGCTTATAAAGATGAAAAGCGGTGCGACCGTTTACCTAGAGGCTTCTTGGGCCAGTTTCTCGCCTAAGACAGAGTTCTATGTTCATCTACTAGGCGATAAGGCTGGTCTGGAGTATCCGGCTATGAGACTGATAACCGAGGAGGCTGGACGTATAACGGTTAAAAGCATGGAGTATGATAGACGGGAAGACCCGTATCTAAACGAGGTTAGACATTTTATAGTGGACTGCATACTCAACGATGGAGAGCCTGTCACGAAACCGGAGGAGATGATCTCCCTACAAAAGATATTAGACGCCGTACTCGAATCCGCCGAAAAAGGTAAAGAGGTTAAAGTCTCCTAG
- a CDS encoding nicotinate phosphoribosyltransferase, with protein sequence MVRPFHIALPDDIKKGLTTDVYFVRTKKILKALKMDKLRVTMEVTSGSLPRGWSWTVFCGLDDVLTLLEGIPVDLYSFPEGTVFKPYDMDGLRIPVMVIEGPYGEFCIYETPLLGLVCQASGIATMAARVKKAAGDKVVLGFGIRRMHPALAPMIDRASYIGGVDGVSSIIGAEAIGKKPMGTMPHALIIVLGDQVKAWKSFDQVVEKDVPRIALVDTFYDEKVEAVMAAKALGERLYGVRLDTPGSRKGDFAAIVREVKWELKVRGYENVKIIVSGGLNEENIPALAEAGADGFGVGTSISNAPTVDFAMDIVAVEGKPLAKRGKFSGRKQVWRCPKCLVDYVRLIEEKAPRCRLCGGETKPLLRKYMENGEVLVREGVDEIRERVLSQLEKLSL encoded by the coding sequence ATGGTTAGGCCATTTCATATAGCGTTACCAGATGATATTAAGAAAGGACTTACGACAGATGTCTATTTCGTAAGGACCAAGAAAATTCTGAAGGCTCTCAAGATGGATAAGCTTAGGGTTACGATGGAGGTTACGTCCGGTAGCCTACCTAGGGGATGGTCCTGGACTGTATTCTGCGGCTTAGACGATGTATTGACGTTGTTAGAAGGTATACCCGTAGACCTCTACTCGTTTCCAGAAGGCACGGTCTTCAAGCCCTATGACATGGACGGGTTACGGATACCTGTGATGGTGATCGAGGGGCCTTACGGGGAATTCTGCATCTACGAGACTCCTCTGCTAGGTCTCGTATGTCAGGCCTCGGGGATCGCTACGATGGCTGCCAGGGTTAAGAAAGCCGCGGGTGATAAGGTCGTGCTGGGCTTCGGCATAAGGAGGATGCACCCTGCATTGGCACCTATGATAGATAGAGCCAGCTACATAGGGGGTGTAGACGGGGTTTCGAGCATAATAGGCGCTGAGGCTATAGGTAAGAAGCCCATGGGAACGATGCCGCATGCATTAATCATAGTCTTAGGAGACCAGGTTAAGGCCTGGAAGAGCTTTGACCAGGTGGTCGAGAAAGACGTGCCTAGAATAGCCTTAGTGGATACGTTCTACGACGAAAAGGTCGAAGCTGTCATGGCTGCCAAGGCGTTGGGTGAGAGGCTCTACGGTGTGAGGCTCGATACACCTGGCTCTAGGAAAGGCGACTTCGCGGCGATAGTTCGAGAGGTTAAATGGGAGCTTAAAGTCAGGGGCTATGAAAACGTGAAGATCATAGTCTCTGGTGGCCTCAACGAAGAGAACATACCTGCCCTAGCGGAGGCGGGGGCCGACGGTTTCGGGGTCGGTACGTCTATAAGCAACGCACCGACCGTCGACTTCGCGATGGACATCGTAGCAGTTGAGGGTAAACCTCTAGCTAAGAGAGGGAAGTTTTCAGGTAGGAAGCAGGTTTGGAGATGCCCGAAGTGTCTTGTCGACTATGTGAGACTTATAGAGGAAAAGGCGCCGAGGTGTAGGCTCTGCGGAGGAGAGACTAAGCCTCTGCTTAGAAAATATATGGAGAACGGTGAAGTCCTCGTGAGGGAAGGTGTGGATGAGATACGTGAACGCGTCCTTTCTCAGCTCGAGAAGCTTAGTCTCTAG